The Bacillus sp. Marseille-Q1617 genome has a segment encoding these proteins:
- a CDS encoding carbamoyl-phosphate synthase — protein sequence MPSHPAVVLDLSANGVGIIHALARKGIEVYAYDTAGPYSKGKSRLASCAVCPSPLTQQKALLSFLKGVAMKFDQKPVLYAGADDYVVFISTYREELSEYYLFLYPEHSMIEDLLDKKKTYDLALKYSIPTAKTFFVETDDQLDEAISELEFPCILKPVFGHEFRKHINKKAIKIQDANQLKKVFPIYSKYGELIIQELIPGDNQSFYKVATFFDDDMKLLTLFTLQKNHQFPAEFGTGAHIVSKRIPELVDLGVPLLKELGLKGVNMIEYKKDPRDGQYKLIEINPRFWLTHSLTGHSGVDFAYTYYLYLTGENPVPQLEQIDGVQWIYLVRYFLTFLEKRRTGEMTWRDFLRGFKGKKVFALLALDDPMPFIRSTTSHLWNAWKRKRKE from the coding sequence ATGCCATCACACCCAGCCGTTGTACTCGATTTAAGTGCCAATGGTGTGGGCATCATCCATGCCCTTGCCAGGAAAGGGATCGAGGTATACGCATATGACACAGCAGGTCCTTATTCAAAAGGGAAATCAAGACTCGCATCCTGCGCTGTATGTCCAAGTCCCTTGACACAGCAAAAAGCGCTGCTCTCTTTTTTAAAGGGAGTGGCGATGAAATTTGACCAAAAACCGGTGCTTTATGCAGGGGCGGATGATTACGTCGTGTTCATCTCGACCTACCGGGAAGAATTATCGGAGTATTACCTGTTTCTCTATCCCGAACATTCTATGATTGAGGATTTGTTGGATAAAAAGAAAACGTATGACCTTGCCTTGAAGTATTCGATTCCGACGGCGAAAACCTTTTTCGTAGAAACGGATGACCAGCTTGATGAAGCCATTTCAGAGCTTGAATTCCCCTGCATACTGAAGCCGGTGTTCGGCCATGAATTCAGAAAACACATCAATAAGAAAGCCATCAAAATCCAGGACGCCAATCAATTAAAGAAAGTCTTTCCGATTTACAGCAAATATGGGGAATTGATTATCCAGGAGCTGATCCCGGGCGATAACCAAAGCTTTTATAAAGTGGCCACCTTTTTCGACGACGATATGAAGCTGCTGACCCTCTTTACCCTTCAGAAGAATCATCAGTTCCCTGCGGAATTCGGAACGGGCGCACATATCGTGAGCAAGCGGATCCCGGAGCTTGTGGATCTTGGTGTGCCGCTTTTGAAAGAGCTCGGATTAAAGGGCGTCAACATGATTGAATACAAGAAGGATCCTCGGGACGGTCAGTATAAGCTTATTGAAATCAACCCCCGCTTCTGGCTCACTCATAGTTTGACAGGTCATTCCGGCGTCGATTTTGCCTATACGTACTATCTCTACCTCACCGGGGAGAACCCCGTTCCGCAGCTGGAGCAGATCGATGGTGTCCAGTGGATCTACCTTGTCCGCTATTTCCTTACCTTTTTGGAAAAGCGCAGGACTGGGGAAATGACCTGGAGGGACTTTCTGAGAGGTTTCAAAGGAAAGAAAGTATTCGCCCTCCTCGCTTTAGACGACCCGATGCCCTTCATCCGGAGCACCACATCGCATTTATGGAATGCGTGGAAAAGAAAACGAAAGGAGTGA
- a CDS encoding glycosyltransferase family 4 protein: MNEMHFPYPYVITALDKYYGVKAKPVTLKKTSTGKDKGKVKDKDSKRKKKDKKDKSKKKKSKPGKKLSILIATFWDYPHTGGLSNYITTLKAGLKGLGHKVDVISPNQFSAVRVEALREAVVPQLKTLFQNRYGSYTSKIIQSCRLLYIYEQMLESVKLEKYDILHAQDLFTANILGRLNEDLGKPLLFTPHGMFTFSRVKFNRITSEEEAYYLEIEKKAIDYATHMVILSDSFREPLSQLGARSSKMTTVNTGIDFSPVSRKGKSGKVVISCVARLGPRKGHTDLFLALSKLKSLNQSVEVQIVGDGEMREALEAQVKELRLTNVTFLGKRDDVPAILSKTDIFVLPTVNDNLPISIIEAMHSGTAILTTDCGGITEIVHHNETGLIVQPGNVTQLATQLKQLIVNGALRSQLGENASRYAKTHLTREAMVQKIEHIYQHLLTTGGH, translated from the coding sequence ATGAATGAAATGCATTTTCCTTATCCTTACGTCATTACTGCCTTAGACAAATATTATGGAGTCAAGGCCAAACCCGTCACTCTGAAAAAGACGAGTACGGGCAAGGATAAGGGCAAGGTTAAGGACAAGGATTCCAAACGGAAAAAGAAAGACAAAAAGGATAAATCAAAAAAGAAGAAAAGTAAACCAGGAAAGAAACTATCGATTCTCATCGCCACATTCTGGGATTATCCCCACACCGGCGGACTATCAAACTATATCACTACCTTGAAAGCAGGACTAAAGGGGTTGGGACATAAAGTGGACGTCATCTCCCCAAATCAGTTTTCAGCGGTCAGAGTGGAAGCACTGCGGGAAGCTGTCGTACCGCAGCTGAAGACCTTGTTCCAGAACCGGTACGGCTCCTACACCAGCAAAATCATCCAAAGCTGCCGTCTCCTCTATATTTACGAACAGATGCTGGAGTCGGTCAAGCTCGAGAAATACGATATCCTTCATGCCCAGGATCTCTTCACTGCCAATATATTGGGAAGACTCAATGAAGACCTAGGCAAGCCGCTCTTATTCACTCCGCACGGAATGTTCACCTTCAGCCGGGTTAAATTCAACCGGATCACGAGCGAAGAAGAAGCCTACTACCTGGAAATCGAGAAAAAAGCCATTGATTATGCAACCCATATGGTCATCCTGAGCGACTCATTCCGCGAACCGCTCAGCCAGCTTGGGGCGCGCTCCTCTAAAATGACAACGGTCAATACAGGAATCGATTTCTCTCCTGTTTCACGCAAGGGCAAAAGTGGAAAGGTCGTCATATCCTGTGTGGCCAGATTGGGGCCGAGAAAAGGTCATACCGATTTATTTCTGGCTCTATCAAAATTAAAATCGTTGAATCAGAGTGTGGAAGTGCAAATCGTCGGTGATGGTGAAATGCGTGAAGCACTCGAAGCACAGGTGAAGGAACTGCGGCTCACAAATGTGACGTTCCTCGGAAAACGGGATGATGTACCGGCCATTTTAAGCAAGACCGATATCTTTGTCCTGCCGACCGTCAATGATAACCTCCCGATTTCAATCATTGAAGCCATGCACAGCGGGACGGCAATCCTGACGACCGATTGCGGAGGAATCACTGAAATCGTTCATCATAATGAAACCGGCCTCATCGTTCAGCCCGGCAATGTCACTCAGCTCGCGACACAGCTGAAGCAATTAATTGTAAACGGTGCCTTAAGAAGCCAGCTTGGAGAAAATGCTTCCCGATATGCCAAGACCCACCTCACTCGCGAAGCGATGGTGCAGAAGATCGAACACATCTATCAACATTTATTAACCACGGGGGGACACTGA
- a CDS encoding PIG-L deacetylase family protein: MKETVLVIAAHPDDELLGTAGTLKRLVDQGNRVISIITANGRKEEAHHIQKLARKANKEIGIKEVIFLEHPNLELEMMPLHLFTKEIEKLINIYQPAKIFTHHYGDVNRDHQITFQAVLTAVRPVPNAQPIELITFETVSSSEWNTQTNDKQFKPNYYVDVSSTIEEKIASLKHYDVEMRDFPHPRSYEGVRHLASVRGMTVGVPYAEAFEVIRRVWI, encoded by the coding sequence ATGAAAGAAACTGTATTGGTCATAGCTGCACATCCAGATGATGAACTGCTAGGTACGGCAGGCACACTTAAAAGACTAGTAGATCAAGGCAATAGAGTCATCTCGATCATTACAGCAAACGGACGAAAAGAAGAGGCCCATCATATTCAGAAACTTGCTCGAAAAGCAAACAAAGAAATAGGCATCAAAGAAGTGATTTTCCTTGAGCATCCGAATCTTGAGCTTGAAATGATGCCGCTTCATCTTTTCACCAAAGAAATTGAGAAACTAATCAATATCTATCAGCCTGCTAAAATTTTTACACATCACTATGGGGATGTGAACCGCGATCATCAGATTACGTTTCAAGCCGTACTGACAGCTGTCCGTCCGGTACCGAATGCTCAGCCGATTGAATTGATCACGTTTGAAACCGTATCCTCGAGTGAATGGAACACCCAAACAAATGATAAGCAATTTAAACCGAACTATTATGTTGATGTGTCATCAACGATTGAAGAAAAAATTGCTTCCTTAAAACACTATGATGTTGAAATGAGGGACTTTCCACATCCTCGTTCCTATGAGGGAGTCAGGCATTTGGCAAGCGTAAGGGGCATGACGGTCGGGGTGCCGTATGCCGAAGCATTCGAAGTCATCAGGAGGGTCTGGATATGA
- a CDS encoding kinase, with protein MENLFNGSKKITKKDLAAFDMIGDGKDGEIYKVADNKVVKYFFKEETHQRELEAMQIGQASSIMPRLYEYGDNYIVMEFIKGISLARHMKRHGTIDEDMTKRILFVLDEFKKLGFTRWDTEVRHMLMDENGDFKVIDHKRAFTSDSPVPTKLLKGMDKFGLAKEFLLHVKSVNPKLFDAWKKHK; from the coding sequence GTGGAGAATCTATTTAACGGAAGCAAGAAAATCACGAAAAAGGATCTTGCAGCCTTTGATATGATCGGTGATGGGAAAGACGGAGAAATTTACAAAGTAGCCGACAATAAAGTCGTAAAATACTTCTTTAAAGAAGAAACACATCAAAGGGAACTGGAGGCAATGCAAATCGGGCAAGCTTCATCCATTATGCCCCGGCTGTATGAATACGGCGACAATTATATCGTAATGGAGTTCATCAAAGGGATCTCCCTTGCCCGCCATATGAAACGGCACGGGACAATCGATGAAGATATGACGAAGAGGATATTATTCGTTCTGGATGAATTCAAGAAATTAGGCTTCACAAGATGGGATACGGAGGTTCGCCATATGCTGATGGATGAAAATGGCGATTTCAAGGTCATTGATCATAAACGCGCGTTCACCTCTGATTCCCCTGTTCCGACGAAGCTGTTAAAAGGAATGGATAAATTCGGATTAGCCAAGGAGTTCCTTCTGCATGTGAAGAGTGTGAACCCAAAGCTATTTGATGCCTGGAAAAAACATAAATAG
- a CDS encoding putative quinol monooxygenase codes for MIIIHAHFQIIPEKEGAFLEEMQSLVAASRGEDGNVSYDLMKSTETDHTYTMVEIWKDQAAVEAHNTSSHFVSFAGRAPEYMAAPIDVQIFEGNKVER; via the coding sequence ATGATCATCATACACGCACATTTTCAAATCATCCCTGAAAAAGAAGGGGCATTCCTGGAGGAAATGCAGTCCCTGGTCGCTGCCTCACGGGGAGAAGACGGCAATGTCTCCTACGATTTGATGAAATCGACAGAAACAGACCACACTTACACCATGGTTGAAATTTGGAAAGACCAGGCCGCTGTGGAAGCTCACAACACAAGCAGCCATTTCGTTTCCTTCGCGGGTAGAGCTCCTGAATATATGGCAGCCCCGATCGATGTGCAGATTTTCGAAGGGAATAAGGTAGAACGATAA
- a CDS encoding nitroreductase family protein — translation MNTTRINDFQDIITGRRSIRNYDPSVKISKEEMTEILQEATLAPSSVNLQPWRFLVIDSPEGKETLAPLAKFNQTQVKTSSAVIAVFVDMNSLDYADEIYDEAVEKGYMPAEVRDRQLPSIKGLLDVMPAEQYKEMNLIDAGLVSMQLMLAARAHGYDTNPIGGYEKDQIAEAYGMDKERYYPVMLISIGKAADAGYKSVRLPVEKITEWK, via the coding sequence ATGAACACAACAAGAATCAATGACTTTCAAGACATCATCACAGGACGCCGCTCGATCCGCAACTATGATCCTTCTGTCAAAATCAGCAAAGAAGAAATGACTGAAATTCTGCAAGAAGCGACGCTTGCCCCTTCTTCAGTCAATCTTCAGCCATGGCGCTTCCTTGTCATCGACAGCCCTGAAGGAAAAGAGACATTGGCACCGCTCGCCAAGTTCAACCAAACGCAAGTGAAGACATCTTCAGCAGTCATCGCTGTATTTGTTGACATGAACAGCCTGGATTACGCGGATGAAATCTATGATGAAGCCGTGGAAAAAGGCTATATGCCGGCTGAAGTACGGGACCGCCAGCTTCCTTCAATCAAAGGCCTTCTTGATGTAATGCCAGCAGAACAATACAAAGAAATGAACTTGATTGACGCCGGCCTTGTATCGATGCAGCTGATGCTCGCAGCCCGCGCCCACGGTTACGACACCAATCCAATCGGCGGCTATGAAAAAGATCAAATCGCGGAAGCATACGGCATGGATAAAGAGCGCTACTACCCGGTCATGCTCATATCCATCGGTAAAGCAGCCGATGCAGGCTACAAATCCGTACGCCTGCCGGTCGAAAAAATTACAGAGTGGAAATAA